One genomic region from Triplophysa dalaica isolate WHDGS20190420 chromosome 23, ASM1584641v1, whole genome shotgun sequence encodes:
- the anxa13 gene encoding annexin A13: protein MGNCQPTVFPHNDFDVVADIKAIRKACKGFGTDEQAIIDILANRCASQRMLIKEAYFDKYDDELVEVLKSELSGNFENAIVAMLDPPHVFAVKELRKAMKGAGTDEDVLVEILCTATNADIATYRETYTQVHDRDLETDIEGDTSGDVRRLLTFLLQGNRDESYVVDEMLAEEDAVSLYAAGEVGLGTDESTFSHILATRNYLQLQVTFKAYEAFSGTEILDAIDKETSGTLKDCYTTLVRCAKNPQLFFARRLNAAIKGAGTDEDTLTRIIVCRSEIDLETIKDMYLEKYDVTLKEAISSECSGDFKRLLLAVLH, encoded by the exons ATGGGAAACTGTCAG CCAACTGTTTTCCCTCATAATGACTTTGACGTTGTTGCAGACATAAAGGCTATTCGTAAAGCCTGCAAAGGTTTCG gaactgATGAGCAAGCCATCATAGACATCCTGGCCAATCGATGCGCATCACAGAGAATGCTTATCAAAGAGGCATACTTCGACAAATATGATGAT GAGCTGGTGGAGGTTTTGAAGAGTGAGCTGTCAGGAAACTTTGAGAACGCAATCGTTGCCATGTTAGATCCTCCCCACGTGTTTGCTGTTAAAGAGCTCAGGAAGGCCATGAAGGGTGCGGGCACGGATGAGGATGTCCTGGTGGAGATTTTGTGTACCGCTACGAATGCT GATATCGCCACTTACCGCGAGACCTACACCCAAG TGCATGATAGAGATTTGGAGACAGACATTGAAGGAGACACCAGTGGGGATGTTAGGAGGCTGCTAACCTTTCTTCTTCAG GGTAACAGGGACGAGAGCTATGTAGTGGACGAAATGCTGGCTGAGGAAGATGCTGTCTCTCTGTATGCG GCTGGAGAGGTTGGCCTTGGCACAGATGAGTCCACTTTCAGCCACATTCTAGCCACCAGGAACTATTTGCAGCTGCAGGTCACATTCAAAGCCTATGAAGCC TTTTCTGGAACAGAGATTTTGGATGCAATCGATAAAGAAACGTCTGGAACTCTAAAGGATTGCTACACCACACtag TGAGGTGTGCAAAGAACCCCCAGCTGTTTTTTGCTCGGAGACTGAACGCTGCGATAAAAGGAGCCGGCACTGATGAAGACACTCTCACCCGCATCATTGTGTGCCGCTCAGAG ATTGATCTGGAAACCATTAAAGACATGTACCTGGAAAAATATGATGTGACCCTGAAGGAAGCCATCTCCTCGGAATGCAGCGGAGATTTCAAGCGCCTCCTGCTGGCCGTCCTGCACTAA
- the LOC130412815 gene encoding zinc finger MYM-type protein 4-like isoform X1 yields the protein MNMFDLKCDSSSDEEEEMDGGDPTLAAQISRCANISSADLDELENSRNESSTVKQTVWAVKCLKTWMREKQINSIDLTTVEKSELTPVLREFYGSIRTSKGELYGISSYVGLRAGLNRFFNDPPLSRGWNLMQDPEFRPANNVFKGIVKQTRRSGRDVTTHYPPISPEDLDILKHSSALDPGNPRGLLNKVWFDIQLHFGLRGKEGNRHLRPDWLTLKNDQNGLKYFTMVLQEVFRESNNPIKRDKDKKGVAMYEEPGNPLCPVASLEKYLSKIPQDAKALYLQPKRTHVFNDEFWYTALPLGINNLSQMLPKICKEAGTLTTYTNHSLRLTALQKLTESRQIMTVCVHSGHIETNPQLQQESAPYSPSSEIDSSSVTQESPVSSHGWLKQEPENEIIEWENMNSEAPVDAEQDNTSNAISTATTPMEGLPPSVILSITKLQCLVESKQQKIEALEKQVQDLQEDRKFLRTQIENLTSARVVQVPEASTSVFLRPRSHKKRQKIMSKPCDSDESFTDGSETIDSSEELSNIKKKRHNKKKRKRGYVQCE from the exons ATGAATATGTTTGACCTGAAGTGTGACAGCTCGTCAGATGAGGAAGAAGAAATGGATGGAGGAGATCCTACTTTAGCAGCGCAAATATCCAGGTGTGCAAACATCTCGTCGGCAGATTTAGACGAGCTGGAGAACAGCCGAAACGAGTCGAGTACTGTCAAACAAACCGTGTGGGCGGTGAAGTGTCTTAAAACGTGGATGCGCGAGAAACAGATCAACAGCATCGACTTAACAACCGTCGAAAAATCTGAACTGACCCCAGTGCTGCGGGAATTTTACGGATCCATTCGGACAAGTAAAGGAGAACTGTACGGCATCAGCAGCTATGTCGGGCTCCGGGCTGGATTAAATCGTTTTTTCAATGACCCTCCTCTGTCTCGTGGCTGGAATTTGATGCAGGACCCTGAATTCAGACCCGCCAACAATGTTTTCAAAGGCATCGTTAAACAGACCCGACGATCGGGTCGGGATGTTACAACACACTACCCTCCGATCTCACCCGAAGACCTTGACATATTAAAACACTCTTCTGCACTAGACCCTGGTAACCCCAGAGGTTTATTAAATAAGGTCTGGTTTGACATCCAGTTACATTTTGGACTCAGGGGAAAAGAGGGCAATCGACACCTGCGGCCAGACTGGTTAACACTTAAAAATGACCAAAACggtttaaaatatttcactATGGTATTACAGGAGGTCTTTCGTGAATCAAATAACCCAATTAAACGGGACAAGGACAAGAAGGGGGTCGCTATGTATGAAGAGCCTGGCAACCCACTCTGTCCCGTCGCCTCTTTGGAGAAATATTTGAGCAAAATCCCACAGGATGCAAAAGCGCTCTACCTGCAGCCCAAAAGAACGCATGTGTTCAACGATGAGTTCTGGTATACAGCTCTTCCTTTGGGAATCAATAATCTGTCTCAAATGCTGCCCAAAATATGCAAAGAGGCCGGGACGCTGACCACATACACTAACCACAGTCTGAGACTCACTGCGCTTCAAAAACTCACTGAATCCAGACAGatcatgactgtgtgtgtgcacag TGGCCATATTGAGACGAACCCTCAGTTGCAGCAGGAATCTGCTCCATATTCACCCAGCAGTGAGATTGACTCCAGCTCTGTGACACAAGAGAGTCCTGTGAGCAGCCATGGCTGGTTAAAACAAGAAccagaaaatgaaataatcgAGTGGGAAAATATGAACTCGGAGGCTCCTGTTGATGCTGAGCAGGACAACACAAGCAATGCCATCTCCA CAGCAACGACCCCGATGGAGGGTTTACCCCCCAGTGTGATTCTGAGCATCACCAAACTTCAGTGTCTTGTGGAGAGCAAACAGCAGAAGATTGAAGCACTGGAGAAACAAGTGCAGGACCTACAGGAGGATCGCAAGTTCCTCCGCACACAGATCGAGAACCTCACCAGCGCTCGTGTGGTTCAAGTACCAGAAG CGAGCACTTCGGTGTTTTTACGGCCCAGGTCACATAAGAAACGTCAGAAAATCATGTCTAAGCCATGTGACAGTGATGAGAGCTTTACCGATGGGTCTGAGACCATTGATTCATCTGAGGAGTTGAGCAacatcaagaaaaaaagacacaacaaGAAGAAACGGAAGAGAG GTTATGTGCAGTGTGAGTAA
- the LOC130412815 gene encoding zinc finger MYM-type protein 4-like isoform X2, with product MNMFDLKCDSSSDEEEEMDGGDPTLAAQISRCANISSADLDELENSRNESSTVKQTVWAVKCLKTWMREKQINSIDLTTVEKSELTPVLREFYGSIRTSKGELYGISSYVGLRAGLNRFFNDPPLSRGWNLMQDPEFRPANNVFKGIVKQTRRSGRDVTTHYPPISPEDLDILKHSSALDPGNPRGLLNKVWFDIQLHFGLRGKEGNRHLRPDWLTLKNDQNGLKYFTMVLQEVFRESNNPIKRDKDKKGVAMYEEPGNPLCPVASLEKYLSKIPQDAKALYLQPKRTHVFNDEFWYTALPLGINNLSQMLPKICKEAGTLTTYTNHSLRLTALQKLTESRQIMTVCVHSGHIETNPQLQQESAPYSPSSEIDSSSVTQESPVSSHGWLKQEPENEIIEWENMNSEAPVDAEQDNTSNAISTTTPMEGLPPSVILSITKLQCLVESKQQKIEALEKQVQDLQEDRKFLRTQIENLTSARVVQVPEASTSVFLRPRSHKKRQKIMSKPCDSDESFTDGSETIDSSEELSNIKKKRHNKKKRKRGYVQCE from the exons ATGAATATGTTTGACCTGAAGTGTGACAGCTCGTCAGATGAGGAAGAAGAAATGGATGGAGGAGATCCTACTTTAGCAGCGCAAATATCCAGGTGTGCAAACATCTCGTCGGCAGATTTAGACGAGCTGGAGAACAGCCGAAACGAGTCGAGTACTGTCAAACAAACCGTGTGGGCGGTGAAGTGTCTTAAAACGTGGATGCGCGAGAAACAGATCAACAGCATCGACTTAACAACCGTCGAAAAATCTGAACTGACCCCAGTGCTGCGGGAATTTTACGGATCCATTCGGACAAGTAAAGGAGAACTGTACGGCATCAGCAGCTATGTCGGGCTCCGGGCTGGATTAAATCGTTTTTTCAATGACCCTCCTCTGTCTCGTGGCTGGAATTTGATGCAGGACCCTGAATTCAGACCCGCCAACAATGTTTTCAAAGGCATCGTTAAACAGACCCGACGATCGGGTCGGGATGTTACAACACACTACCCTCCGATCTCACCCGAAGACCTTGACATATTAAAACACTCTTCTGCACTAGACCCTGGTAACCCCAGAGGTTTATTAAATAAGGTCTGGTTTGACATCCAGTTACATTTTGGACTCAGGGGAAAAGAGGGCAATCGACACCTGCGGCCAGACTGGTTAACACTTAAAAATGACCAAAACggtttaaaatatttcactATGGTATTACAGGAGGTCTTTCGTGAATCAAATAACCCAATTAAACGGGACAAGGACAAGAAGGGGGTCGCTATGTATGAAGAGCCTGGCAACCCACTCTGTCCCGTCGCCTCTTTGGAGAAATATTTGAGCAAAATCCCACAGGATGCAAAAGCGCTCTACCTGCAGCCCAAAAGAACGCATGTGTTCAACGATGAGTTCTGGTATACAGCTCTTCCTTTGGGAATCAATAATCTGTCTCAAATGCTGCCCAAAATATGCAAAGAGGCCGGGACGCTGACCACATACACTAACCACAGTCTGAGACTCACTGCGCTTCAAAAACTCACTGAATCCAGACAGatcatgactgtgtgtgtgcacag TGGCCATATTGAGACGAACCCTCAGTTGCAGCAGGAATCTGCTCCATATTCACCCAGCAGTGAGATTGACTCCAGCTCTGTGACACAAGAGAGTCCTGTGAGCAGCCATGGCTGGTTAAAACAAGAAccagaaaatgaaataatcgAGTGGGAAAATATGAACTCGGAGGCTCCTGTTGATGCTGAGCAGGACAACACAAGCAATGCCATCTCCA CAACGACCCCGATGGAGGGTTTACCCCCCAGTGTGATTCTGAGCATCACCAAACTTCAGTGTCTTGTGGAGAGCAAACAGCAGAAGATTGAAGCACTGGAGAAACAAGTGCAGGACCTACAGGAGGATCGCAAGTTCCTCCGCACACAGATCGAGAACCTCACCAGCGCTCGTGTGGTTCAAGTACCAGAAG CGAGCACTTCGGTGTTTTTACGGCCCAGGTCACATAAGAAACGTCAGAAAATCATGTCTAAGCCATGTGACAGTGATGAGAGCTTTACCGATGGGTCTGAGACCATTGATTCATCTGAGGAGTTGAGCAacatcaagaaaaaaagacacaacaaGAAGAAACGGAAGAGAG GTTATGTGCAGTGTGAGTAA